From the genome of Sporomusa sphaeroides DSM 2875:
GGAAGCATGGTTGGCGCAGCGCTGTCCGGTTTTTTATATAAGCGAACCAATAGCATTTGGGGAGCTATTGCCGGGGAAATAATCGGAACAGGTATTTTGGGTGCATTACTGGCTTATCCTGTTGCCAAATATTTTATCGGTTCGGCGGCCGGCGCGTTTTTCTTTGTCGTTCCTTTTATGGTCAGCACAACCGGCGGCAGTATTATTGCTTATCTATTGTACAAAACGGCTATTCCCGCCGTACTGACTGAGAAACTGAAAGGCTGAACGATTATCCGGCATTCTGCCACGCATGTCAGGACTAATACTGCCGGCAGTAGCGGGAGATTTGCCGCACGAAGAAGCAAGGGAGCAGATATTAGGCGAGCCAAGCGAGATAAGTTTGCCGAATTTCGCAAAGCCAGAACTCTGGAAGAATAGAAAGCGATGATGTTTGGCTGAAAGCAGCAAGGGGTCAGTCATTCTGCTGCTTGATATGGAAAACGATAAAAGCAACAGGAAGCTAAAAAGGAAGTGTCTTATGCTGGAAGTGTATTGGGGCGCGCTGTCCTTTGGTGTGATTTTTGCCATAATTACTATTTTTTTCGGCGATATTATTGGCAGCATGTTTGATGGCATTTTTGACTCACTTTTCCCCGAGCCGTGGTCAGAACCGGTAATCCTCGTCGGGGGGGTGACCAGCTTCGGCGGTACAGGAGTAATCCTGGAGAGTTATACTGATTATCATGCTAATATCATTGTCATTTTATCGCTGTTTGCCGCAGTCAGCTTGTCTGGAGTGGCATATTTTGTTTATGTCAGGCCAATGAAAGGGGCCGAGAATTCTGCCGCTTTTTTTATCAAAGAGCTGATTGGCAAACAGGGAGAGGTAATAATCCCCATTCCGGCTGCCGGTTATGGCGAGGTTCTGATTAAAACGGTGGGCGGTAATACCAGCCAGATAGCAGCATGCAACGAAAGTCTGGATATTCCTGCCGGTGCACAGGTCGTAGTGCGGGTTGTCAGAGACGGGGTTTTGTATGTATCACGCAAGGCGGAGAATGTTGAAGAACTGGTGTAGGCAGCAAAAGAGAGACTAACTATTAAAAGTCAAGCCCGAATTTGAGGATGGAGGACAAAAAACAGATGGTTCAAAAAAGGGTATAGCAAAACAGACGTCCACAGGACGCCATGCGGGCTATCGAGAGAGAATCAGGCTGCCAGACGATAAGGCTCGCCGGATTTCTCCAGAGCATAAATGAGCCGGACCAGCTTCTTGGCAGCATGAGAGATGGCCACATTGTAATGCTTTCCCTCGGCGCGTTTCCTGGCGAGGTAAGCGGCAAAGACAGGGTCCCAAAGGCAAACAAATTTTGTGGCATTGAAGATGGCATAGCGTAGGTATCTGGAGCCGCGCTTCTCCATATGGGCATAGCAATTTTTAAGCTGCCCGGATTGGTAGGTAGAGGGCGACAGGCCGGCATAGGCCAAAATCTTGTCAGGGGAATCAAAGCGTGAAAAGTCACCCACCTCAGACAGAATCATAGCCCCCATCCTGTAGCCAATGCCGGGAATCGTGGTAATAGGCGAAAGCATCTTGTCCATGATGCGTTGGATGACCTGTTCAATTTCCGCAATCTCGGCATCGAGTTCACGGATGAGCCGGATGGTATGCCGCAGTTCCAGTGATTTCGCGGTCGTCACAGAGCCAATCGATTGCCTGGCGGCTTCACGTATCTCTATGGCTTTGTCCCGTCCGTAACGGCCTTTGGAGGATTCGGCAAGCAAATGGGTGAGCCGCGTCAGATGTGCCGCTGCAATCTGCTTAGCCCCCGGGAACTCATCGAGCAAGGCGTAAACAGAGGCCATATGGAGTGACGATACCAGCTTTTCCAGCTCCGGGAACAGGATGCATACCAGCCTGGCAATTGAGGACTTCAGCTTAGCGCGTACCTTCACCTTGTCGAACCGGTATCTGGTGAGTGACTTTAGCTCCTCATTGTGGTAAGCTGTGTCTGTGTAGGGCTTGAGGCCCACATCAGACATGAGCATAGCCGCAATTGTTCGCGCATCGACACGGTCAGTCTTCGTCTTTCGCAGGGTGAGGCTTTTCCGGTAAAGATTGGTGTGCAAGGGGTTAATGACATAGGTGTCCAGACCATTGTCAAGGAGAAACCCGAGAATGTTGTAGCTGTAGTGTCCGGTAGCCTCAAGCCCTACCTTTATTTTGTCCAGGGGCAAAGAACAGGCACGGATTTTTTCCAACAGGTAGCCAAATCCTTCCATGCTGTTTTGGATGGTGAACACATTTGCAAGGACTTTACCCTCCGAACTGATGATGAAGCAGTCGTGTTTATCCTTAGCGACATCAATCCCGACACAAATCATAGCAAGACCTCCAACGGTATTATTTGATGCTGTACCCACAGAACACTTTGCTCTTGTAACCTTGTTCTACATCAACCGTCTGGCGGTATCTAACTGATTAACAAACCTGCAAAGGGCTGCGGTTGGAGCCTCTCTTGAA
Proteins encoded in this window:
- a CDS encoding IS110 family transposase; this encodes MICVGIDVAKDKHDCFIISSEGKVLANVFTIQNSMEGFGYLLEKIRACSLPLDKIKVGLEATGHYSYNILGFLLDNGLDTYVINPLHTNLYRKSLTLRKTKTDRVDARTIAAMLMSDVGLKPYTDTAYHNEELKSLTRYRFDKVKVRAKLKSSIARLVCILFPELEKLVSSLHMASVYALLDEFPGAKQIAAAHLTRLTHLLAESSKGRYGRDKAIEIREAARQSIGSVTTAKSLELRHTIRLIRELDAEIAEIEQVIQRIMDKMLSPITTIPGIGYRMGAMILSEVGDFSRFDSPDKILAYAGLSPSTYQSGQLKNCYAHMEKRGSRYLRYAIFNATKFVCLWDPVFAAYLARKRAEGKHYNVAISHAAKKLVRLIYALEKSGEPYRLAA
- a CDS encoding protease: MLEVYWGALSFGVIFAIITIFFGDIIGSMFDGIFDSLFPEPWSEPVILVGGVTSFGGTGVILESYTDYHANIIVILSLFAAVSLSGVAYFVYVRPMKGAENSAAFFIKELIGKQGEVIIPIPAAGYGEVLIKTVGGNTSQIAACNESLDIPAGAQVVVRVVRDGVLYVSRKAENVEELV
- the thiW gene encoding energy coupling factor transporter S component ThiW, whose product is MQIRKLAYTAIFMAVGILTSHLVYIPIGIAKCFPLQHVINILLAVLLGTRYSVSAAFGISLLRNILGTGSLLAFPGSMVGAALSGFLYKRTNSIWGAIAGEIIGTGILGALLAYPVAKYFIGSAAGAFFFVVPFMVSTTGGSIIAYLLYKTAIPAVLTEKLKG